In one Fusarium keratoplasticum isolate Fu6.1 chromosome 5, whole genome shotgun sequence genomic region, the following are encoded:
- a CDS encoding Protein kinase domain-containing protein, with translation MSFSNSSGGTLALPSPTHAHQIDVTSAVRTLRRSISRSPSSKFLSRSNTQSPDSPHHTSPQSPCRRLGSTPQHQHPLSPHARSAPPHANGAVAHQAIFTPFRPSVRLSLRSAKAAKTSPSRPLTRARASPKSPLKRALNTAPDSGNSLPMVPTPSVIESSGQENNALGATSPKSSEKRHSVHLDVSGSSQSPFKSFDTNNDNFMVSNNCPLKRSDATMNLDQPSQGSPVAKRRSLHGITGLGQNEDQNIFGSNTTSSQSFYIHEDSAAEYELSANGGAPSREPLPSPTPTTTVPKRSSSLRKSTLQQRYGERGSWGRRSGERQLAQISSEFSPSRSRPRLSLDQFVPPAVPQESPFISTTPTSKPPTFTGDRTFQPHPLSKTLTTSSSGNSLTEETPIYAPVARMPDRPRPHLFSRSLPLNATRPTRPSDPSRAMATPNKSQLWVGAFSSTGLISKVNRNPEEEADKKMAPPDTPCKKHSNPFATFPPPAGSALKKRGNNRNSFGGIPSTPFNPIGAAAPNSFGNPGKGLAIFQRGNASRSSRRSSILSLDGEEHKLFGETIDFSNPMEGDAPPTPTKNNLTPSLSKVSEKSFECPSANQSPSANRTLHAPTPIVGSTIPREATCKSVLTKPNAGDGMVDISDRLVTLKRRHSPSPPYSSLSRSRAQRGLHSPSSLSTSLMSQPLISREAFTKTNLSDPASPLDGRRTPQTPQESLLPLDTSRLSISQTSESYSDMPPPVTPTAGRDLRSSTSLLVTPVNARTSNLDVDASLNSRFDKVEQIGKGEFSTVYRVTKADPRQMNFEGLSTTPCSRNRSPAKGQVYAVKKSKHPYHGPREREIKVREARILQALSHAEHVVKYYDDWEHNFHLYIQTEFCEEGTLDKFLGNVGQGGRLDDFRIYKILQDLCLGLKEIHDAGFMHHDLKPANILITFEGVLKIGDFGLAQACTSTEGVDVEGDREYMAPEMLKGKARQAADVFSLGLIILETAANVVLPDNGPTWIALRSGDLSEVPSLTWTPSIEVQRDATGNPTESAHSDDFTSGKTHDPSNLFGSFKRSELQQPPEFMVNAMHTSSLDSIVRMMTAQEPDERPTVHQVLELEGLRWVSEHRAAPATVYEGNWGPAELFPVSIAGDSDTEMTDV, from the exons ATGTCCTTCTCCAACAGCAGCGGTGGCACACTCGCCCTCCCGTCGCCAACACACGCTCACCAGATCGACGTCACATCAGCTGTGCGCACGCTGCGACGGTCTATCTCACGATCACCCTCTTCAAAGTTCCTGTCGCGCTCCAACACGCAGAGCCCCGACAGCCCGCACCACACTTCCCCTCAATCGCCCTGCCGCCGACTCGGCTCAACAccgcaacatcaacatcctctGTCACCGCACGCTCGCTCAGCACCGCCTCACGCTAACGGCGCCGTCGCGCACCAGGCCATATTCACTCCTTTCCGCCCGAGTGTCAGACTATCACTGCGATCTGCCAAGGCGGCAAAGACGTCTCCTTCAAGGCCCTTGACACGAGCGCGTGCATCACCAAAGAGTCCCTTGAAGAGAGCGCTTAACACGGCACCCGATAGCGGCAACTCACTACCAATGGTGCCCACACCCTCTGTCATTGAATCATCGGGGCAGGAGAACAACGCGCTTGGAGCCACAAGCCCCAAGAGCTCCGAGAAGCGCCACAGCGTGCACCTCGACGTCTCGGGCTCCTCGCAATCTCCTTTCAAATCCTTTGATACTAACAACGACAACTTCATGGTTTCAAACAACTGCCCGCTGAAGCGCAGCGATGCGACCATGAATCTGgaccagcccagccaaggaAGCCCGGTGGCTAAGCGACGGAGCTTGCATGGAATCACAGGACTGGGTCAGAATGAGGATCAGAACATTTTCGGTTCAAACACGACGTCTTCACAGAGCTTTTATATCCATGAAGACTCGGCTGCTGAATATGAACTCTCCGCTAATGGCGGCGCTCCATCGCGCGAGCCACTACCTTCTCCTACGCCAACAACGACGGTTCCTAAGAGGTCATCTTCGCTACGGAAATCAACTCTTCAGCAAAGGTATGGCGAGCGTGGATCTTGGGGTAGGCGATCGGGCGAGAGACAGCTTGCTCAGATCAGCTCTGAATTCTCACCAAGCCGGAGCCGACCACGACTTTCTCTGGACCAGTTCGTCCCTCCCGCCGTGCCTCAAGAAAGCCCCTTCATTTCAACCACGCCTACCTCTAAGCCGCCCACTTTCACTGGCGACAGGACCTTCCAGCCTCACCCCCTCTCCAAGACTCTCACAACATCCTCTTCTGGCAACTCCCTGACGGAGGAGACGCCCATCTATGCTCCGGTTGCACGAATGCCAGATCGCCCCAGACCTCACTTGTTTTCTCGCTCTCTGCCTCTTAATGCGACACGACCGACAAGACCGAGTGACCCTTCGAGGGCGATGGCGACCCCTAACAAGTCGCAACTGTGGGTTGGCGCTTTCAGCTCTACAGGTCTGATTTCCAAGGTGAACCGAAACCCGGAAGAGGAGGcggacaagaagatggcacCGCCAGACACTCCATGCAAGAAGCACTCGAACCCCTTCGCCACCTTTCCTCCACCAGCAGGAAGTGCCCTTAAGAAGAGGGGTAACAACCGTAATTCTTTTGGAGGCATTCCTTCTACACCTTTTAACCCTATCGGCGCCGCAGCTCCCAACAGCTTTGGTAACCCTGGAAAgggcttggccatcttccagcGTGGTAATGCCTCCCGAAGCTCACGCCGCAGCAGCATCCTTAGCTtggatggcgaggagcaCAAGCTCTTTGGTGAAACCATTGACTTTTCAAACCCCATGGAGGGTGATGCTCCTCCCACTCCCACAAAGAACAATCTTACTCCCAGCCTGAGCAAGGTTAGCGAGAAGTCGTTCGAGTGCCCCAGTGCCAACCAAAGCCCAAGTGCAAACCGGACTCTTCACGCCCCCACTCCCATTGTCGGTTCGACAATACCTCGAGAAGCAACTTGTAAGTCGGTCCTCACGAAGCCGAACGCCGGGGATGGCATGGTCGACATTTCAGATCGGCTTGTCACCCTCAAGCGTCGGCATTCGCCTTCACCTCCTTATTCTTCACTCAGCCGCTCAAGGGCCCAGCGTGGGCTTCACTCCCCTTCCTCTCTAAGCACATCTCTCATGTCTCAACCATTGATTTCTCGTGAAGCATTTACTAAGACAAACCTCTCTGATCCAGCGAGCCCTCTTGATGGACGCCGTACACCACAGACTCCTCAGGAGAgccttctccctctcgaTACCAGCCGACTTTCGATCTCTCAGACCAGCGAGAGCTACTCCGACATGCCGCCTCCCGTCACACCTACAGCAGGCCGGGACCTTCGATCCTCCACCAGCCTTCTTGTAACACCAGTCAACGCCCGCACGAGCaaccttgatgttgatgcaaGCTTGAATTCCCGATTCGACAAGGTTGAACAGATCGGCAAGGGCGAGTTTTCCACAGTCTACCGGGTGACCAAGGCGGATCCCCGACAAATGAACTTTGAGGGTCTTTCTACGACGCCATGCTCCCGAAACCGTAGCCCCGCAAAGGGTCAGGTCTATGctgtgaagaagagcaagcaCCCCTACCATGGACCTCGAGAGCGGGAGATTAAGGTTCGGGAGGCACGTATCCTGCAGGCTCTGTCTCATGCCGAGCATGTGGTCAAGTACTATGATGACTGGGAGCACAACTTTCACCTGTACATCCAGACAGAGTTCTGCGAGGAGGGCACACTTGACAAGTTTCTGGGCAACGTTGGGCAAGGTGGCCGATTGGATGATTTCCGCATCTACAAGATCCTGCAGGACCTTTGCTTG GGTCTGAAGGAGATTCACGATGCGGGGTTCATGCACCACGATTTGAAGCCAGCCAACATTCTCATCACATTTGAGGGTGTTCTCAAGATTGGCGACTTTGGACTTGCCCAGGCTTGCACATCCACTGAGGGTGTCGACGTAGAGGGTGATCGCGAGTACATGGCTCCAGAGatgctcaagggcaaggcacGTCAAGCTGCCGATGTCTTCTCGCTTGgactcatcatcctcgaAACGGCAGCTAATGTCGTGCTCCCGGACAACGGTCCCACGTGGATTGCCCTGCGGTCGGGTGACCTCTCCGAGGTGCCGAGTCTCACATGGACACCATCTATCGAGGTCCAACGAGACGCCACAGGAAACCCTACCGAGTCGGCTCACAGCGATGATTTCACCAGCGGAAAGACGCACGATCCTAGCAACCTGTTTGGCTCGTTTAAGCGATCGGAACTGCAGCAGCCCCCTGAATTCATGGTTAATGCCATGCACACCAGCTCTCTCGATTCGATTGTCCGGATGATGACGGCACAGGAGCCCGATGAGCGACCTACGGTGCACCAGGTGCTCGAACTTGAGGGACTGCGGTGGGTTAGCGAACATCGGGCCGCTCCGGCGACGGTATACGAGGGAAACTGGGGACCAGCCGAACTGTTCCCCGTGTCCATCGCGGGTGATAGCGACACTGAGATGACGGATGTTTGA